In Microcoleus sp. FACHB-831, the following proteins share a genomic window:
- a CDS encoding heme oxygenase (biliverdin-producing), translating to MSSNLATKLREGTKKSHSMAENVGFVKCFLKGVVEKTSYRTLVANLYFVYSAMEEEMEKHRQHPILSKIYFPQLNRKKSLEQDLTFYYGTNWREQIAPSPAGEAYVQRIREISASEPEMLVAHSYTRYLGDLSGGQILKGIAQRAMNLSDGQGIAFYEFPDIADEKAFKATYRQAMNDLPLGDDVADKIVDEANAAFGMNMKMFNELNGNLIKAIGQMLFNTLTRKRTKGSTELATAE from the coding sequence ATGAGCAGTAATTTAGCGACCAAACTGCGCGAAGGAACAAAAAAATCCCATTCGATGGCAGAAAACGTCGGTTTTGTCAAGTGCTTTTTAAAAGGCGTCGTTGAAAAGACCTCTTACCGGACCCTGGTAGCCAACCTTTACTTCGTCTATTCAGCGATGGAAGAAGAGATGGAAAAGCATCGCCAGCACCCCATCCTCTCGAAAATTTACTTTCCCCAGTTGAACCGGAAAAAGAGCCTAGAGCAAGACCTCACCTTTTACTACGGAACCAACTGGCGCGAACAAATCGCCCCCTCTCCAGCGGGTGAAGCTTACGTCCAGCGCATCCGGGAAATTTCTGCCTCAGAGCCAGAAATGTTAGTCGCCCACTCCTACACCCGTTACCTCGGAGACTTATCGGGCGGCCAAATTCTCAAAGGAATTGCTCAACGGGCAATGAACCTCTCCGACGGACAAGGCATCGCCTTCTACGAATTCCCAGATATTGCCGACGAGAAAGCTTTCAAGGCAACCTATCGCCAAGCCATGAACGATCTGCCCCTTGGTGATGACGTAGCGGATAAAATTGTTGACGAAGCCAACGCTGCTTTCGGCATGAACATGAAAATGTTCAACGAACTCAATGGCAACTTGATCAAAGCTATTGGTCAGATGCTGTTCAATACCCTGACACGCAAGCGCACAAAGGGCAGCACCGAACTGGCAACCGCTGAATAA
- the cobW gene encoding cobalamin biosynthesis protein CobW, giving the protein MAAKLPVTVITGFLGSGKTTLIRHLLQNNQGRRIAVLVNEFGELGIDGELLRSCGYCPEDTDSNSNIVELTNGCLCCTVQEEFLPTMLELLKRRDKLDCILIETSGLALPKPLVKAFRWPEIRNAATVDAVIAVVDCEAVAAGTFAANPEAVDAQRQADPNLEHETPLQELFEDQLACADLVILNKTDLVDDQKLSAVVDLVKQELQSSVKIVESDRSSVDPSVILGLQAAVEDNLDARPSHHDTEEDHDHDEEITSTHVIFNRAFDPQALQKQLEAIVQQQEIYRIKGFVAVPNKPMRLVLQGVGTRFDQFYDRPWQPEEQRQTQLVFIGQKLNPGQIESQLAALN; this is encoded by the coding sequence ATGGCTGCAAAACTCCCCGTTACAGTAATTACCGGATTCTTAGGCAGTGGCAAGACGACTCTAATTCGCCATCTGCTACAAAACAACCAAGGGCGACGCATCGCCGTGTTGGTGAACGAGTTTGGCGAATTGGGCATTGATGGCGAACTGCTGCGTTCTTGTGGATATTGCCCAGAAGATACGGATAGCAACAGCAATATTGTTGAGTTAACCAACGGCTGTCTGTGCTGTACCGTCCAGGAAGAATTTTTGCCTACAATGCTGGAGTTGTTGAAGCGACGCGACAAGCTAGACTGCATTTTGATCGAGACATCGGGATTGGCGTTGCCTAAGCCGCTAGTTAAAGCTTTCCGGTGGCCGGAAATTCGCAATGCTGCTACAGTAGATGCTGTAATTGCAGTCGTCGATTGCGAAGCAGTAGCCGCTGGGACATTTGCCGCCAATCCAGAGGCGGTGGATGCACAGCGACAGGCAGACCCCAATTTGGAACACGAGACGCCCCTACAAGAACTGTTTGAAGATCAGTTGGCGTGTGCAGATTTGGTGATATTGAACAAGACAGATTTAGTCGATGACCAGAAGCTGAGTGCTGTTGTCGATTTGGTTAAACAAGAGTTGCAGAGTTCGGTGAAGATTGTAGAGAGCGATCGCTCCAGCGTAGACCCTTCTGTTATCCTCGGCTTACAAGCAGCAGTAGAAGACAACTTAGACGCACGTCCCAGCCATCACGACACCGAAGAAGACCACGACCACGACGAAGAAATTACCTCAACCCACGTAATTTTCAACCGTGCCTTCGATCCCCAAGCGTTGCAAAAACAGTTAGAAGCTATCGTGCAGCAGCAAGAGATTTATCGCATTAAAGGCTTCGTCGCAGTCCCCAACAAACCGATGCGTTTGGTATTGCAAGGTGTAGGAACGCGCTTCGACCAATTTTATGACCGACCCTGGCAACCCGAAGAACAGCGGCAAACCCAGTTAGTGTTCATCGGTCAGAAACTCAATCCTGGGCAAATTGAATCGCAGTTAGCAGCGCTTAACTAA
- the miaA gene encoding tRNA (adenosine(37)-N6)-dimethylallyltransferase MiaA, with product MLIAICGATATGKSGLALAVAQRLGSAIVSADSRQVYRKFDIGTAKPSVAEQQLVPHYLIDICDPTETLTVADYQQQAQALINQMHQQGDIPLLVGGTGLYIKAVTRGLKIPRVAPQMELRSQLYSLAQTQLYQMLQQVDLSAAAKIHPNDPVRTLRALEVFYVTGRPISEQQGENPPDYPILQIGLDCDRAHLTHRIEQRTEQMLAAGWEAEVKFLCEKYGKDLPLLDTLGYREMKQYLAGEISLKEAKELTVLHTRQFAKRQVTWFRAYSEIEWFDAESSDLLEKVWKRVQEFVKSKKSK from the coding sequence ATGCTAATCGCGATCTGTGGTGCTACTGCAACGGGTAAGTCTGGGTTAGCCTTGGCTGTGGCTCAAAGATTGGGATCTGCGATCGTCAGTGCTGATTCGCGCCAAGTGTACCGCAAGTTTGATATCGGCACGGCTAAACCCTCAGTCGCAGAACAACAGCTTGTTCCTCACTATTTAATTGATATCTGCGATCCTACGGAAACTCTGACTGTGGCAGATTATCAGCAGCAGGCGCAAGCTTTGATTAACCAGATGCATCAACAGGGAGACATTCCATTACTGGTTGGTGGTACTGGTTTATACATTAAGGCGGTGACGCGGGGGTTGAAGATTCCGAGGGTAGCACCGCAGATGGAGTTGCGATCGCAACTTTATTCCCTCGCTCAAACTCAATTATATCAAATGTTGCAACAAGTTGACTTGTCTGCGGCAGCGAAGATTCATCCCAACGATCCGGTGCGAACTTTACGAGCGCTAGAGGTATTTTATGTTACCGGGCGGCCTATTTCGGAACAGCAAGGAGAGAATCCACCAGATTATCCAATTTTGCAGATTGGCTTAGATTGCGATCGCGCTCATCTCACCCATCGCATCGAACAGCGCACCGAGCAAATGTTAGCGGCTGGGTGGGAAGCAGAAGTAAAATTTCTTTGTGAGAAATACGGTAAAGATCTGCCCCTCTTGGATACTCTTGGTTATAGAGAAATGAAGCAATATTTAGCAGGGGAGATTTCATTAAAAGAAGCGAAAGAATTAACAGTTTTGCACACGCGGCAATTTGCCAAACGGCAGGTTACTTGGTTTCGAGCTTATTCTGAAATTGAGTGGTTTGATGCAGAGAGTTCTGATTTGTTGGAGAAGGTTTGGAAGCGAGTGCAGGAGTTTGTCAAGAGCAAAAAGAGCAAGTAG
- a CDS encoding Mo-dependent nitrogenase C-terminal domain-containing protein: MTRIAPNSEATPRASKSFKLPKLKFDLLRPVRQWVDGIEIRNAEMAEFLAKAIPAQCPFERDIILFGRKVGHIPPLCKLNPLYEELVGLRFRALCYLVDECGMDITSYC; the protein is encoded by the coding sequence GTGACTCGTATAGCCCCAAATTCTGAAGCTACTCCACGAGCCAGCAAGAGCTTTAAGCTTCCCAAACTCAAATTTGATCTGCTGCGTCCAGTACGCCAATGGGTTGATGGAATTGAGATTCGCAACGCCGAAATGGCTGAGTTTCTCGCCAAGGCTATTCCTGCTCAATGTCCGTTTGAGCGCGATATTATCCTGTTTGGTCGCAAGGTAGGGCACATTCCACCGTTGTGCAAACTGAATCCGCTTTACGAGGAATTGGTTGGCTTGCGTTTTCGCGCTTTGTGTTATTTGGTCGATGAGTGTGGAATGGATATCACATCCTACTGCTAA
- a CDS encoding cupin domain-containing protein: protein MEIKIEHQPSQEQLNHLGVYTWSIWTKEVSEFPWTYDEQETCYFLEGDVVVTPKGGKSVKMGKGDLVRFPAGMSCTWKISSDVRKHYKFGRSV from the coding sequence ATGGAAATAAAAATCGAGCATCAGCCTAGCCAAGAACAGCTTAACCATTTGGGCGTATACACTTGGTCGATTTGGACGAAGGAAGTATCGGAATTTCCCTGGACTTATGACGAGCAAGAAACTTGCTACTTTTTAGAGGGCGATGTAGTAGTAACGCCTAAAGGTGGAAAGTCCGTCAAAATGGGCAAAGGCGACTTAGTAAGGTTTCCGGCTGGGATGTCCTGCACTTGGAAGATTAGCAGCGATGTCAGAAAGCACTATAAGTTTGGACGATCTGTTTAG
- the glcD gene encoding glycolate oxidase subunit GlcD, translating to MITQDKTSTRNWQPIIKEFEAAVGKNGVVQRREELITYECDGLTSYRQKPAVVVLPRTTEQVAEVVKICDRFSVPWVARGAGTGLSGGALPVEDCVLIVTALMKKIISIDLENQRVVVQPGVINNWVTQAVSGAGFYYAPDPSSQIVCSIGGNVAENSGGVHCLKYGVTTNHVLGLKLVLPDGSIVDVGGEIPELPGYDLTGLFVGSEGTLGIATEITLRILKTAESICVLLADFTSIEDAGAAVSDIISAGIIPGGMEIMDNVSINAVEDVVATGCYPRDAAAILLVEIDGLEVEVAANKKHIAELCLKNGARNITTANDLETRLKLWKGRKAAFAAAGHLSPDYYVQDGVIPRTQMRFVLQEIEALSQKYGYTIANVFHAGDGNLHPLILYDNSVHGALEKVEELGGEILKLCVKVGGSLSGEHGIGADKKCYMPDMFTESDLEAMQWVRQVFNPKGLANPGKIFPTPRTCGEAARAQAEKKFDKVDLF from the coding sequence ATGATTACCCAAGACAAAACCTCAACGCGCAACTGGCAACCAATAATCAAAGAATTTGAAGCCGCCGTCGGTAAGAATGGCGTAGTGCAACGTCGGGAAGAATTGATTACCTACGAATGCGATGGTTTAACCAGCTACAGACAAAAACCAGCGGTCGTAGTCCTACCGAGAACAACAGAACAAGTTGCAGAGGTGGTAAAAATATGCGATCGCTTCTCCGTACCTTGGGTAGCGCGAGGCGCAGGTACAGGTCTATCAGGCGGTGCATTACCTGTTGAAGACTGCGTTCTCATCGTCACCGCCTTGATGAAAAAAATCATCAGCATAGACTTAGAAAATCAGCGAGTAGTCGTACAACCCGGAGTAATTAACAACTGGGTAACGCAAGCTGTAAGCGGTGCAGGATTCTATTATGCTCCCGATCCATCAAGTCAAATTGTATGCTCTATCGGCGGTAACGTTGCTGAAAATTCCGGCGGCGTTCATTGTCTTAAATATGGAGTCACCACTAATCACGTTTTAGGATTAAAACTTGTTCTTCCAGACGGTTCGATTGTAGATGTTGGCGGGGAAATTCCAGAACTACCAGGCTACGACTTGACAGGTTTATTTGTAGGTTCTGAAGGTACGCTAGGAATTGCCACAGAAATTACTCTAAGAATTCTTAAAACAGCCGAATCAATTTGCGTTCTATTGGCAGATTTTACCAGCATAGAAGATGCAGGTGCAGCTGTTTCTGATATCATCAGCGCTGGCATAATTCCTGGCGGTATGGAAATAATGGATAACGTTAGCATCAACGCCGTCGAAGACGTTGTAGCAACTGGTTGTTATCCCCGCGATGCCGCTGCAATTTTGCTAGTGGAAATAGACGGCTTAGAAGTGGAAGTTGCTGCAAATAAAAAGCATATTGCGGAACTTTGTCTCAAGAACGGTGCGCGGAACATTACGACTGCCAACGATCTCGAAACGCGCCTAAAATTGTGGAAAGGTCGCAAAGCAGCATTCGCCGCCGCAGGTCATTTAAGTCCAGATTATTATGTACAAGATGGGGTTATTCCTCGGACTCAGATGCGATTTGTCTTGCAAGAAATTGAGGCACTTAGTCAGAAGTACGGTTATACTATCGCTAACGTTTTCCACGCCGGGGATGGCAATCTTCACCCGTTAATTCTTTACGATAATTCAGTACATGGTGCTTTGGAGAAAGTAGAAGAATTAGGGGGGGAAATCCTCAAGCTTTGCGTAAAAGTCGGGGGGAGTCTTTCTGGAGAACACGGCATCGGTGCAGACAAAAAGTGCTATATGCCTGATATGTTCACCGAGTCTGATTTGGAAGCAATGCAGTGGGTGCGGCAAGTTTTTAATCCCAAGGGTTTAGCAAATCCTGGGAAGATATTCCCTACTCCTCGCACTTGTGGAGAAGCAGCACGCGCTCAGGCTGAAAAGAAATTCGACAAAGTAGATCTCTTCTAA
- a CDS encoding transposase, which translates to MGRSRYHVLGNQPHFLTCTSVNWIPLFSKVELAQIILDSLSFLQRQQRLELYAYVIMENHIHLLASATNLSS; encoded by the coding sequence ATGGGACGCAGCCGCTACCACGTACTAGGAAATCAGCCGCACTTTCTTACCTGTACGAGCGTCAATTGGATACCGTTATTCAGTAAAGTTGAGCTAGCACAAATTATTTTAGACTCCTTAAGTTTTCTGCAACGGCAGCAACGACTGGAATTGTACGCTTATGTAATCATGGAAAATCACATTCACCTGCTGGCATCTGCTACAAACTTGTCTTCATGA
- the gyrB gene encoding DNA topoisomerase (ATP-hydrolyzing) subunit B: MTSSYSAKQPDYGADQIQVLEGLEAVRKRPGMYIGSTGPRGLHHLVYEVVDNSIDEALAGYCTHVEVDLNADGSVTVTDDGRGIPTDTHSKTGKSALETVMTVLHAGGKFGGGGYKVSGGLHGVGISVVNALSERVDVTVCRDNRIHTQRFERGIPVTELTSKPLKENRSGTSVTFKPDTQIFITSGIEFDYTTLASRLRELAYLNAGVKITFTDHRLELLKTNEPKVETYCYKGGIQEYIAYMNVDKQPLHEEVIYVSGERNNVQIEVSLQWCSDAYTDQVLGFANNIRTVDGGTHLEGLKAVLTRTMNAIARKRNKLKEGEPNLAGENIREGLTAVISVKVPDPEFEGQTKTKLGNTEVRGIVDSLVGEVLTEYLEFRPNVADAILEKAIQAFKAAEAARRARDLVRRKSVLESSPLPGKLADCSSRDPSESEIYLVEGDSAGGSAKQGRDRRFQAILPLRGKILNIEKTDDAKIYKNNEVQSLITALGLGVKGEEFDSSQLRYHRIVIMTDADVDGAHIRTLLLTFFYRYQRALIEQGYIYIACPPLYKVERGKNHDYCYSDRELQELIRQFPSNAKYTIQRFKGLGEMMPTQLWNTTMNPETRTLKQVEIEDAAEADRIFTVLMGDRVAPRREFIETYGSKLNLAELDI; this comes from the coding sequence ATGACGAGCAGTTACAGCGCCAAGCAGCCTGATTACGGTGCGGATCAGATTCAAGTTCTGGAAGGTCTTGAAGCCGTCCGGAAAAGACCGGGGATGTACATCGGTTCGACGGGGCCGCGCGGACTCCACCATCTAGTTTACGAGGTAGTGGACAACTCGATTGATGAGGCTCTGGCTGGCTACTGTACCCATGTGGAGGTAGATCTAAACGCCGATGGTTCCGTGACGGTGACAGACGACGGGCGCGGCATTCCTACAGATACTCACTCCAAGACGGGCAAATCAGCCCTAGAAACAGTAATGACAGTCCTGCACGCCGGGGGCAAATTTGGTGGCGGTGGCTACAAAGTCTCTGGTGGTTTGCACGGCGTAGGTATTTCTGTTGTTAACGCCTTGTCCGAACGGGTGGACGTTACGGTGTGCCGCGACAACCGGATTCATACCCAACGATTTGAGCGCGGCATCCCCGTCACGGAACTCACCTCGAAACCCCTTAAAGAAAACCGCAGTGGAACATCAGTTACTTTCAAGCCCGATACGCAGATATTCATAACATCGGGAATAGAGTTTGATTATACTACTCTAGCCAGCCGCCTGCGCGAACTTGCCTACTTAAATGCGGGAGTAAAAATAACCTTTACCGACCATCGGCTAGAATTGCTCAAAACCAACGAGCCGAAGGTAGAAACTTACTGCTACAAGGGGGGCATTCAAGAGTATATCGCGTATATGAACGTCGATAAGCAGCCTCTCCACGAAGAAGTTATCTATGTATCGGGGGAGCGCAACAACGTTCAGATAGAAGTATCGTTGCAGTGGTGTAGTGATGCTTACACAGACCAGGTGTTGGGGTTTGCGAACAACATTCGCACGGTTGATGGGGGGACGCACCTAGAAGGTTTGAAAGCCGTCCTGACTCGCACCATGAATGCGATCGCTCGCAAGCGTAACAAACTCAAAGAAGGAGAGCCTAACCTCGCTGGTGAGAATATCAGAGAAGGTTTAACGGCGGTAATTTCTGTTAAAGTACCAGACCCCGAATTTGAAGGCCAAACCAAAACAAAATTGGGCAATACTGAAGTGCGGGGAATTGTCGATTCCCTAGTAGGCGAAGTATTGACCGAATATTTAGAGTTTCGCCCAAATGTTGCCGATGCCATTTTAGAAAAAGCAATTCAGGCATTTAAAGCAGCAGAAGCCGCCCGTCGCGCCCGCGATTTAGTGCGTCGTAAATCTGTTTTAGAATCTTCACCTTTACCAGGTAAATTAGCAGATTGTAGTTCAAGAGATCCTTCAGAATCTGAGATTTATCTAGTAGAAGGGGATTCTGCTGGTGGCAGTGCGAAACAAGGGCGCGATCGCCGCTTCCAAGCCATCCTCCCCCTGCGCGGTAAAATCCTCAACATCGAGAAAACCGATGACGCCAAAATCTACAAAAACAACGAAGTCCAATCGTTGATTACAGCCCTCGGATTGGGCGTCAAAGGTGAGGAATTCGACTCCTCACAATTGCGCTACCACCGCATAGTAATTATGACTGATGCTGATGTAGATGGAGCGCACATTCGTACTCTGTTGCTAACTTTCTTTTATCGCTATCAACGAGCGCTAATCGAACAAGGTTACATCTACATCGCCTGCCCTCCACTATATAAAGTAGAGCGCGGCAAAAATCACGATTATTGCTACAGCGATCGCGAACTGCAAGAATTAATCCGCCAGTTCCCAAGCAACGCAAAATACACCATCCAACGCTTTAAAGGCTTGGGTGAAATGATGCCTACGCAACTGTGGAATACCACGATGAACCCGGAAACTCGCACCCTCAAACAAGTGGAGATTGAAGATGCTGCCGAAGCAGATCGGATCTTTACCGTCTTGATGGGCGATCGCGTTGCACCCCGTCGCGAATTTATCGAAACCTACGGTTCCAAACTAAATCTCGCCGAGCTAGATATTTAG
- a CDS encoding carbonic anhydrase, whose protein sequence is MRKLIKGLHDFQTNYFSENREMFKQLSLKQRPRALFITCSDSRIDPSLITQTKPGELFIMRNVGNIIPPYGSTNGGEGAAIEYAVQALGLKDIILCGHSDCGAMRGLLQLNTLAEDMPLVCDWLKHAEATRRMIKENYKGLEGEELLNVTIEENVITQIENLRTYPAIHSKIHNGQLNLHAWIYKIETGSVFVYSTERCNLPRQPLEYAIYEMDHPHA, encoded by the coding sequence ATGCGGAAGTTAATTAAAGGTCTGCACGATTTCCAAACTAACTACTTCAGCGAAAACCGAGAGATGTTCAAGCAGCTCTCACTTAAACAGCGTCCAAGGGCACTTTTTATCACCTGCTCTGACTCGCGGATCGATCCAAGTTTAATTACTCAAACAAAGCCTGGTGAATTATTCATCATGCGGAATGTTGGCAATATCATTCCCCCTTATGGTTCGACAAATGGCGGTGAAGGTGCAGCTATAGAATATGCTGTCCAAGCTTTAGGACTTAAGGATATTATTCTCTGCGGTCACTCCGATTGCGGCGCTATGAGAGGATTATTGCAACTGAATACACTTGCTGAAGATATGCCCTTAGTTTGCGATTGGTTAAAACACGCAGAAGCTACCCGCAGGATGATCAAGGAAAATTATAAGGGATTAGAGGGTGAAGAACTTTTAAACGTTACGATTGAGGAGAATGTTATAACGCAAATTGAAAATTTGCGAACCTATCCCGCAATCCATTCCAAAATCCACAACGGTCAACTCAACCTCCACGCCTGGATATATAAAATTGAGACAGGCTCGGTATTTGTTTACAGTACAGAACGATGCAATCTTCCCAGGCAACCTTTAGAGTATGCTATCTATGAAATGGATCACCCTCATGCATAA